gatggagccacaaggatccgatcaaccctttaggcaacaacaccctcctagatatcatggacaaagaccattctacaatgcataccaagctgatagatatggtggaccgccttgtagctaccaacaagccctaccctatgctcagagatcATCCTTGCAACACAACCTCAacccaccacactcacaagcttcttttcaccatttgCCACCGTacaatccttatccaccccaacaccaatccaattactcccaagaactaccactcccccatacaccatgcccatatccatcaaagccagaatcacaggttcgcctcaaagaatcaataaaccaatttaatgcaacccttcatcaactagagcaagtaataaatcaattatcttccagacgttcggaCACCCAACAGaatcccatggcttcatgtggagaatctaatgaagaatgtgTTGTGGAGAAGACACgagagactccagtggacagcatatAGCATAACTTCATACTGGAACAAATAGAGGAAGCTGTCatggtagaagaagaagagatggttgaagatttaggagatgccgaaccgccacctaaatccagagttgtggagaattccatcaaggatgttacaattgatgctaaagaGGATGTTGTGCAGCCTCCAATGCatatatcttatgaagaactagaCAGAATAACCCAAGAAGCAAGTTTCCTTGATGACGATGATCACGAGTCGAGTTCTCTTAGTAACGAACAtacatccgcaagtgaattctttgagattgaagaatcttccccaagtgaatacgaagatgatgcagaggtcgacttttctcaacctcctatgtatgactcaagtgatgaggaagatatcaatgactttgatcaagacatggttgaagttgaagaaatttgcaaagaagtggaggaattcacagaagaccacaagggagtatagcttgcagaaccactagaaacacctatcccaaggccattaccacccaacacaaacttcaagtgggtaaaattcttagcttttatctttacttttccacttgaatatggtttacttgaaacagatggccagtttagagctctttgcggctttaagagcaagagggaaatgactcgcactcagcgctagtatgcaagattcaatgaggcttcgcacttcaatttgaggtgcaaggattggtgtcaagctcaattgaaaggatctcgaAAGCTGTTTGGTTACTGCAGTAAGAATTCAGACTACTCACCACCCGACTGGAAAgatgtagatcaagacaaagacgggtgtagaagaaaagtttgggatcctggagtctgttctgacattcaacaccccgggagccttgaagcctgtttgaactcacctaagggctttacatgccttgtttgggaccctggaggctgttggaattccaaacattggtggagatttctggacgaattcaagcacaagccaccatagcaggaagctcatcaaatgtccaacttaaggactttaactaaaagtgctaggtgggagacaacccaccatggtatgatcgctcttgtttccattttatttcgttttatctattttatattgttttattCCTATTGAACCTGGATGCCATTCATAAAATTTGCATTTAGcactgcatactgcataattgcattttgcattaaaaaaaaggcacgcgacgcggcagcgtcgctgacgcgtccgcgtcacaagtgcattaggagaaaagaaaagtgaacaaagagtcacgcgaaagcgtggctggaggcatgcttttggcacaatttgacccacgcgaccgcgtcgctgacgcgtccgcgtcacatgggaaccacgcctcccacgcgtccgcgtcacccacgcggtcgcgtgacatgGTAATCGACGTAAAAGGAgtgcatggccgaaagttgtgctggagtAAGGCTGGACTGGCGCTAGACGCACAAGCCtttccacgcgaacgcgtgccccacgcgaacgcgtgccccacgcgtccgcgtcatcctCCAATCTTGGcaacccacgcgatcgcgtcaaccacgcgactgcgtcaccctaaaaattggcaaaaagagttttgaacagagagttgtgtaaacgcaaggctgcactcgcgccaatcGCACAAATCaggccacgcgttcgcgtgccccacgcgtccgcgtcgcctgaACTTATTGCACCTCACGCGGCcgcatcacccacgcgaccgcgtcgccagcgtcgcacaacctatccagatcagtgccaattttcttagcttttcttctctaatcctaattttttctatcttttcttattctatcttcctcctctcttatttacttcttcttcccttctttctcttctcattctttttatctttcattttattttacttaatttatttgcatatttcattcgttgcattttaatttagtgcatatttttcttttcttttctaatttcattatttttcttttggtgttaaaaattttcttatttagctgttgcatcttctcttgaattattttgggtgcttagtgacttgttttattctggttaggtaatattatttaaatcaatgtctatcttttatacctgtattaattttgcattgacatgaatttacaTTACCTCTCCTTACCCACACTCTCCCTAATTATTGCAAAATTTTGCCCCACTAGtatgccatgtgcttctattgtttcctcacttgcatgttgtagctaccatgtaattgagacctttattatttggcattaacacccatattttatttatgttcttatcCTTATCTCTGGGTTactgttcttctttttctcttcttccaagCTGGCCACCGAAGACGGGAAAAGGGAGGAACTTCTTAATgggaagacaaacaagtccacctgcacaatctttggagaaagacatcagttggagcagccaTCCACTTGTACATTTTAGCATggaccgaggacggtgcaatctttaagtgtggggaggtcgataccgatctccatgggttagtactttcttgtctcaacaccaatgtttaaattttctttgtagctagttattgcatttgcatatttatttgattttgtgcatattttaccacttggttgaagaaatattttctttttcaagaaatttttatagtatttcactaatttaaattgaaaaatttgtgttaaacttgttttgaagttgtatttggaatatggtttttgagccaaagaacacacaacctgtgagattttgagcctatttatatggttacattatttaaccataaatttttattcttgtgtatttttttctctataattgtaatctttgctttgttccattctatatgtccaatatttaatatatttacatgcttgcatgtgattgaggccattggttgattctagctcacttatcccaaaattagcctaccttttacatcacccttgttagctcccttgagcctttaattccCTCTTATTCTATAAACCACAACACTAGCCTTATgtagaaaaacaaatttaaaatcccaagttgaatccttggttagcttaagatagaaattgtgtaattgtttaagtgtgggaaacctattgggaacatggatgataaaaacaaagggtaggaagatgaaaagaatgaaataattcaaaataaaaattttgggaagcatgctcatgtgaaatcaaaataattgaattaccatgtacattaaaaaaataattcagtatttgaataaaggggatacaaaagaattccccaaatgcaaaataaagcaatgcacatgggacaaaattaaaactaatacatgagcatgtaacattAGAAATGGGAAAAATATGGGAgaataggtaaagaagctttgctttatatagtatgtatatgttaggtgagatcttaaactactcaaggattcacttaattagcttacttagccttatatatacccttaccttacctcagccccattacaaccctgaaaagacctcatgatgtttgagtgcatatacactaccagtgagggttcaatgcttgattctatgttccctgctttcatgaacTATCTTCCTACAAGCTTACTTGTTTtcactgtatgatttgaattagtgaaatctgatttatgtttgtcttgaagaacttatttatttttaaccaagtaggtagaaacattttgcatttagttgcattcataggttgcatctcatacattctatcattcctcttcatctctttatagtttctcttgagcttagcatgaggacatgctattgtttaagtgtggggaggttgataaaccactattttatggtttatcttatgctcaattgagtggtttttattaactctttacccactttttcatactatttgcatgagtttacgttttccttccgaattttgtgctatgattgaaaatatgattttttggtCTTATACTtgttaatattaatcctcttttattaccattagatgccgtgatacgtgtgttaagtgatttcagggattacagggcatgaatggctcagaggatggaaagaaagcatacaaaagtggaaggaatacaagaagttaaagaaattgataagctgtccagcctgacctcttcacactcaaatgaccataacttgagctacagaggtccaaatgagatggtttcagttgcgttgaaaatctaacgttcggggcttcgcaacgatatataatttgccatagctgcccgacgccaggcgacgcgaacgcgtggatcacgcggtcgcgtgacctggcaggaacacaacccaTGCTAACGCATcgacgacgcctccgcgtcactcttccgtgacctgtacggaccagaaagtgctgggagtgatttctgggctgtttttgacccagtttttagcccagaacacacagattagaggctataaagtgaggaaatgcatccattcataatcatgctctcatattcataattttagttttagatgtagtttttagagagagagattatctcctctctcttaggatttaggtagggTTTTtcgaaattaggatttaggacttctcttagttttaggagtgactctcgatcccaggttcaatgttcttctactttatatttatctcttactctcagatactttaatgcttgcttgtattagttatgttgcctatttggcttatgttacattcatgttatgattttcttatttaatgttacttgagatatttcagtttaatattaccttcttttatttatgccattgattattcccaatctgaagacattttcATTCCAgtagaattaatttacttttccctttttggtcttggttaagaaatcagtaactcaggagttatcttagcttaacataattgataactgttatctttgctaattaaactgaacttcaataatcccaaccttttcttaggaaataaataggattcgaaggtcaaactaattagtcccttgactttcttTTGCTCTAGCAGAggtcaactaagtggaattaagattcaactttcattattattgctaagaataacaaagtctagacttccaatttctcataccttgtcaAAAGTTTGCAttacaatatttatttattctaattgctatttaaattaattgccATATTCACTCCTCATTCTTGaaaccccaaatttacaatctccataaccaataataagaacatacgtccctgcaattccttgagaagacgacccgaggtttaaatacttcggttatcaatttatttagcggtttgttacttgtgacaaccaaaacgtttgtatgaaaggacttttgttggtttagaagatatacttgcaacggaaatttattctgaattctagaccacgcaaaaatcCTCTCATCATAGGGCGATTGGGGtttttgtggtataggctagaatcatgGAGCAGCATTCTGTGATccagaagattcgaccttgtctgtggtgttttgagtaggattacCAAGGGAATAGACTGCAAGAGCTTCACCCCCGTTCAGATTAGATGACCACTGACCTGGCGTTTGATCTGAAGTAGAGGAGACTAATGACCACTGACCTGGCATTAATCacttacagcttgccatggaatgaatcatcAGAAGTTGAAGTAGACTGTGAGAAAAGTTCATCCAAAAGGAGGAAGCATCTCTGAAGCCTCAACTGTTCTCTTATCACTGATTTCACACCTATCTAGtaatactttatttattctatttttatgcatttttccaCAAATACTATCTTttctatccgcctgactaagatctacaagatagtCATTGCttgttcaaaccaacaatctctgtgggatcgaccctcactcacctgaggtattacttggacgacccgatgcacttgccggtCTATTTGTGCGAATATTGCGCAgtcaatttcatgcaccaccgGCTCTTTAAAATTCTCCATCCTCGTCTTCATGATGGGCTTATCTTTCTCAATGAGGGTGTCACATAGAATGTTAATCCCAACTGAGTTGCACATGCGATATGAGGGCTTTGAGTATCTTGGGAAGCTAAATGGGTTATACCCTTAAGCATTGGGTTACTACCCCTTGGAGAGTAGTATAAATCCCCCTTTGCTCTTGGAGATATTAAATGAGAATGTCATTCATTAATGTTTGAGGTGGAAGGAGGGCTCATTGtttgggagaaagggttcataatagaaAAGTGGATCATCTTGATGAGAATATGGAGATGATGTATACGAGGGTAGTTGTTATTGGAAGTGTTGGTGTTGGAATTTgggtggttctatgtatagttcatatggctcataagattgttggtatggtggatatgagttaggatcatatggagcTGAATGGTGGtatggggcttgtgagtatggtggttcaaaactatgttgaggagggggttcatacgCATATGGTGGTAGTTGTTGATAGTCaaaagggggtccaccatatccatGGAATGGTTCTTACTCGTAGTACATTgcaggaggttgttgccaagagggttgatcataaccatatggctcctcccacttTTAAttctcccatccttgatgcatatccttattatagcttccatttcctacaacataattagaaccaaactcatagacaaaatggtgagaattcatagtagaaagaaagaataaaaacaaatgctaataagaaataataaaaatagactcctaaaactagcaaaaactagtaaaaaaccaaaaatcaagctattcacaatattaacatatatacaataaccaataactaggcacacatttgcagttctctggcaatggcgccaaaaacttggtggaggaaAATGTCGGTTaggaattttcacaaaattaaatcgcgttgcaagtatagatccaaaccaacaattaaccctcaatcaaagtttaatttgtttgtcacttaagcaaacccaataaaaatcgagtatttaaaccttgagtcgtctctcaaggaattgcagggaagtgtgtaTATTATTGCTTATGGGTGTATATTCTTGGGATTTGGGTTTgatgaacaagaaaataaaaccaacaattaaagaaatataaatgttaAAAGGCTACTCATGGCAAGGATTAAGAGTCAAACTTTCCTATCTTGTATCATTGGCCACAACATGGTAATTACAAAGagttaattccacttagttatcctctaacaattgaaggaaagtcaagtggacataATTGGTCCTAGAACCAATTAGCAACCCTAAATCACCAATAGAACTGGACATCAATGATCTCAAGGGACCTAAGTCCTCAATTACAAACCAAGAGTACTAAAATCTACTTTAAAATCCAactaagcattttatcaaacacttagaaggcaTAAAGAGAAAGCGTGTTAAAattacaacaataataaaatctaacaactaccaattacaagaaattaacagtaacaactaaagaaaggaataacaacatgaaaatataaattgcattaataaagaTCAAAAGTAACAAGAGTGCTTATAAACATAAAggcaacaaaataaaggaaataacaagtaaaactaaaagaacaaagatgtaataacaagaaatagcaagaaaactaaatcaaaacaagaattaaagtcTAAACCTAGGAGAGATCTATCCTAAATCTAccttaattctagagagaagagagagtttctctctttagaattctaacctaaaacatgataaaaactaaaactatgactacttggttcatCCCCCTCTAATCCTTGGGTTCAAAAGCATCAAAAATGAGTTAGATTTGGGCCTCATTGAGcttagaaatcgcccccagtgtgttcctttaatgaggtcacgtgaccagtgtcacgcgtacgcgtgggtgacgcgtgcgcgtcgattggcaaaatTCCctctcacgcgtacgcatgagtgacgcgtgcgcgtgggctTGAATCCACCAAATTcccatttcttcatgaattctccactttgcatactttttcttcattccttcaatctaatatttgccttctaaacctaaaatcactcaaacatatcaaggcattgaatggaattaaagtgaattagcaattttaaggtctaaaaagtatgtttttactcttaagcacaatttaggagaaattcataaaaccatgctattttattgaataaatataggaaaagttggtaaaatccaccaaattcaatacataataaaccataaaattgtgaTTTATCAAGGCCCAGCTTGTCGAAgactcctctgaagaggatgttGGAGTCCACTCCTGTGTCAACCAATATTCTCTTTACGAGTCCAGTCCCGACTCTGGCCGAGATGACGAATGGGGCGTCTTCTGCCGAGGTGCCGTGTTGGCAGTCATTGGGGGAGAAGGTAATTACCTCTACGGCCAGGGGTGTTAGAGCTTGGTTTCTTACGGCTAGGACTTTAAGGTCCTTTTTTAGTGCCGATTTTGACTTCTCTGGCGCGTCCTTCCCGGTGATGATGTTTACGATTATGGTGGGGTTGGACTCGGGACTTTCCTGTGGTATTGTCGTAATGTCCTCGGGTTGCAACCTTCGCGGTCTGGGGATCTTTCCGTTTTCGAGCTTCTGGGTTCCTGGATATTTTGGCGAACTCGAGGAGTTTGCTGTCTTGGATGGCTTATTCAAGGGCATTCTTCTAAGTGAAGCAGTCTTTGATTTTATGCCTGTATCCTCGATGATAGTCGCAATACAGCCTTTTGTTGCCGTTGTCCACTCTTTCAGTTGTCCTACTTTCGGGAGGATCCCGTTCTGCTATTTGGTGGTAGATTTCTGTGATGGGAGCGGGCAGGGGGTGTAGCTCGAGAACTTTCCCACCTTGGGTGTTTGGTTGGTGTTTGCAGGTTTGGAGTATTCTTTCTGGGTTTCTTTTGGTGGTGGGTTATTGCGAGGTGTCGTATTGTCGTGCTGTCGTTTATTGACAGCTACGACTTGGCTCACCTCTTCGTCGTTGATGTATTCCCTTACGATGCTCTGGATTTCGTGCATAGTCCAAACCAGCTTGGTGGCAAGGTGTTTTTGGAAGTCTTCGTTCATGAGTCTGTTGGTCAGGCAGAGACTAGCGACCGAGTCCGTGAGCACGTCGACTATGAGGCACTCATCGTTGAACCTATCGAGGTATTTCCTCGTAGATTCGTCTTGTCTCTGGGTGATTCTGAGTAAGCCGATGGGGTGCTTGGCTTTGATGATTCTGGTGGTGGATTGGGCCATAAACTTCCTGGAGATGTCATGAAAGTTGGCTATGGAGCCGTTTGGGAGGGAATTGAACCATTTTATTGCAGGACCGGATAGGGTTATTGGAAAATCCTTGCATCGGACCGCGTCGGCGGCTCCTTCTAGGTTCATCATTGCCTCAAAGGCCATTAGGTGTTCCTAGAGATCTTTGGTCCCGTCGTATTTCAAGTTCGTGAGCTTGTCAAAGCCCTTTAGAAGCTTGGCTCTTAGAATTCTTTCGATGAAAGGGGTAGCTCCCATTATCACATGTTCGCTTCTTGCTTGCTTGGTTTCCCGGTGGTGCCGTCAGTCGTCTTCTTCACGTCGGTGTCTCTTGCTATGTCACCGTTCCGGTGATCTGTTGTTCCTGGTTTCACAGTGAGATCGAATTTTAGAAGTCGCATGACTTTCGTGTTCCGCGTGATACCGTTCCTTGGTCGTAACCCGGCCCTCGAGGTCTTGCACCCGGAGACACAGTTCTTGGATTATTTGGACTGCCTTTTCTCCGAGACAATCAGGGGCCCGGGTTTTAGAAAGTGGGCGGTTGTCTTCTTTTGGTTGTTGCTGAGGTGGGTTGGTTGGCAATGTACATCACTTGTATCTTCCCATGGGTGGGACGGGTGCTCTCCTGGTGTTCGGGAGTTGGGCTTCGTGTGTGTGAGTTGTGGTGGTGGCTTGGAATTGCTCCTCGGGGTTATCCACTATGCCGCCACGACATTACAgttccccacagacggcgccaatgtacaAGAAGTCTCTGATACGGGTTGGGAGATGGATCGGGAGCTGGCGAGTCGAGGAGGTTGACGGATCGTCCGTCTGGAGCAATGGGAGGTAGTATCTACAAAGACACTCCAACACCCAAGTAAGAATGGATCTGAGAGATATAAAGTGAATGAGATGAATGACGTACCTGAGAAGGCCTTTGACTCCCCTTTATATAGCTAGTGGAAATAtctcatcttatcttatctagCTAAGATAAGAGAggtatttaaatttgaatattggttagaaatgtggATGTTGGTTTGTGCCTTCTAGAGAGAGGAAGTGAGGCCAACCCTAAATATCCAGGTCAGAAATTATTCTAGGTGCGGGATTTAATAATCAGATCCGTAACAGTAACAAtgttaataatgatgatcataGCCGAAGaattaaatatgagaaaaataatgatatgatctcttaaaaattaatgaataaaaaaagaaataagaagtaaataatgataaataatatataaaaaaaataaatttaataaaataaaaatttgactaaataaaaaaatcttaaattttttaaatttaaaaaaaaaaaatatactttatcttatatttttttactatattattttatttgattctttCTTTAGTTTTGTGTATTAAATTGAACTATTGATACCCATCCATCATGCCAGTATCCAACAACTCATCAATTATCATCCCTCTCTCCCAGCTACACGCCGTCATCAACACTCGCCATGACCAGATTGGAGCTAGTCTTCATTTCTGCACCAGCCATGGGAAACCTCGTTCCAATCGTCGAATTCGCTAACCTCCTAACTAAACACCACCCTCGATTCTCTGCGACCCTCCTCATCATAACCATGTCACAGCGACCACTCCTCAACACCTATGCCCAATCCCTCGCTTCCACCTCACCAACCAACATCCGATTCCTCCGCCTCCCCCCCGTAGACCCTCCCGCACCCGATGACTACCAATCTTCCGTCGGATTCCTCTCCCTCCTCATACAGAAACATACGAGCCACGTCAGAGACGCGCTCCTTCAACTAACCCCAACTGAGTCAACCGATTCAACACGCGACTCGGTGCGACTAGCCGGTTTGTTTGTCGACATGTTCTCCACCCCCATAATCGACGTCGCCACCGAGCTCTCAATCCCTTGCTACCTCTTCTTCGCCTCGCCGGCGAGCTTCCTCGGCTTTATGCTTCACCTTTCCCAATTCGACTCGGACGAAGAGTTGTCCATCCCGAGTTACAAGAACCCGGTACCGAGATGCGTTTTGCCCAACCTCGTGATGAAGGGGAACGatgggttttcttggatttcacAACATGCCAGAAGGTACAGGGAAACGAAGGGCATTGTGGTAAATACGTTTCAGGAGCTTGAGCCTCATGCAGTTCAATCGCTCTCTCGTGATTCAAAGTTGCCACCGGTTTATCCAATTGGGCCGATTCTGGATCTTAATGGGTCGGCTCAATGGAATCCAAACCCAGCCCAATATAAGCTTATCATGGAGTGGCTGGACCAGCAGCCTCTGGCATCTGTGGTGCTTCTTTGTTTTGGAAGCTTGGGAAGTCTTAAGGCAACTCAAGTTGAACAAATTGCAATTGGGCTTGAACAGGCCGGAGTCAGATTCTTATGGGCTTTAAGGGAGCCCCCGAAGGCCCAATTAGAGGACCCTATGGATTTTGAAAACCACGAGAATGTGTTGCCAGATGGATTCTTGGAACGAACGGCTGGGATTGGTTTAGTGTGTGGTTGGGTCCCACAAGCAAAGGTATTGGCTCATAAGGCGATTGGGGGTTTCGTGTCGCATTGTGGTTGGAACTCGATATTAGAGAGCTTGTGGTATGGTGTGCCGATTGCCACGTGGCCATTGTACGCTGAACAACAAATGAATGCGTTCGAGATGGTTAAGGAGTTAAGTTTAGCGGTTGAGATTAGATTGAATTATAGAATGGGTGGGGATCTGGTGTGGGCAGAAGACGTGGAGCGAGGTGTTAGGTTCTTGATGAACGATGCTGATGAGATCAGGAGAAAGGTAAAGGAAATGAGTGAGAAATGTAAAATAGCATTGATGGTGAATGGATCGTCTTACTCCAAGCTGATGTCCCTGATTGAAGAGTTGACAAGTTGATCAGCCCattgtatttatatttgattatcATTTATCAAGATGCACTGGGATCTAAATGTGTTCATTCGGTATATCAGAGCAtgtagcattttttattttatacaaaactAGGCTTAGCTGCCGTTTTTCTATTgttttaaaaagattattttttataattttatttttaaaattataaatttaataaaataatttaaatattaaaaataaaaaaatttaaaaacaaaataaaaattttataagttatttaacttttagaatgtataaaatttataaatctaaattaaataagatattaaacaaatttattttgttgttattatgtgtaacaaataaaaataaagatttagaAATATTATTTACAATTAACTATTTAGAAACGttattgttcataccctaggtTGAGCTGTGCGACCCGAGCTAACTGAAGACAAGTCGACTGACCTGTTCAAACCAGGATTATCTGACCTCTTCATAAAAGAGGTCGGCCAAACCGCTACAGAGGCCCAAGGAGgtccaaacagaggaacacgacccaaatctaaAGCTAGCTCAAAGCCTagagagataagggcggttccctccaaaagataaagatgacttcactcaaaagataagacaactatcttatctccagaaaggtcactccacaccattataaatacactggagcacccaggtataactgaTACTccgatt
The genomic region above belongs to Arachis duranensis cultivar V14167 chromosome 3, aradu.V14167.gnm2.J7QH, whole genome shotgun sequence and contains:
- the LOC107479502 gene encoding UDP-glycosyltransferase 43-like, with the translated sequence MTRLELVFISAPAMGNLVPIVEFANLLTKHHPRFSATLLIITMSQRPLLNTYAQSLASTSPTNIRFLRLPPVDPPAPDDYQSSVGFLSLLIQKHTSHVRDALLQLTPTESTDSTRDSVRLAGLFVDMFSTPIIDVATELSIPCYLFFASPASFLGFMLHLSQFDSDEELSIPSYKNPVPRCVLPNLVMKGNDGFSWISQHARRYRETKGIVVNTFQELEPHAVQSLSRDSKLPPVYPIGPILDLNGSAQWNPNPAQYKLIMEWLDQQPLASVVLLCFGSLGSLKATQVEQIAIGLEQAGVRFLWALREPPKAQLEDPMDFENHENVLPDGFLERTAGIGLVCGWVPQAKVLAHKAIGGFVSHCGWNSILESLWYGVPIATWPLYAEQQMNAFEMVKELSLAVEIRLNYRMGGDLVWAEDVERGVRFLMNDADEIRRKVKEMSEKCKIALMVNGSSYSKLMSLIEELTS